In Eschrichtius robustus isolate mEscRob2 chromosome 2, mEscRob2.pri, whole genome shotgun sequence, a single window of DNA contains:
- the CFAP90 gene encoding cilia- and flagella-associated protein 90 — MEDDEEEITAATLRGKPRPPPISALSAFSYVPPRRQDPKEHSYYYRQGRTGISSLYDCVFKRNPGYNQKLHRDDREHAKSLGLHVNEEERERPVWVLTSSVYGRRIHQPVEPANRDHSRAGHVKADFYRKNDIPSIKAPGFGHISPA; from the exons ATGGAGGACGACGAGGAGGAGATCACCGCCGCCACGCTGCGGGGCAAGCCCCGGCCGCCGCCCATCTCGGCGCTGTCCGCCTTCAGCTACGTCCCGCCGCGGCGCCAGGACCCCAAGGAGCACAGCTACTACTACCGCCAGGGCAGG ACCGGAATCAGTTCCCTCTATGACTGTGTTTTTAAGAGGAACCCAGGATATAATCAGAAATTGCACCGAGACGACAGAGAACATGCAAAAAGCCTGGGACTGCACGTTAACGAGGAG GAGCGCGAGAGGCCAGTGTGGGTGCTGACGTCTTCCGTCTACGGGCGGCGCATCCACCAGCCTGTGGAGCCCGCGAACCGGGATCACAGCCGCGCCGGCCACGTGAAGGCCGACTTCTACCGGAAGAACGACATCCCCAGCATCAAGGCGCCCGGCTTCGGGCACATTTCTCCGGCCTGA
- the FASTKD3 gene encoding FAST kinase domain-containing protein 3, mitochondrial — protein sequence MALITLRRNLCHLSDFRIHGALAGLKTQRVNCVHKTVKEHLCPWFWSLQLEPVRVRFHHAHSKKFHSENGNDLHPVGEPVSSEVHAWDRSEHSVTNVDEQIFYRRLNSFTSSKEVLHFISTLQTLPDTMAAGALHRICEMEKKDDDQRLPKEILENSAFQALCNQFAQDPSNLSNTGLVTALQALTLLYVDPQSRLLLNLLAECQHRLERGSLDIHSLCILGESLIKLQGPGCSTLDLIIYQLQGENLEEFTPEDIVTLYRILQACPEKVDQHQTFLNKMNNCSLSVVSNLSPKLLSQMLTALVVLDQTQALPLVIKLGKYVVRHIPHFTSEELREVLEAFIYFGHNDRFFTKALEQHVASLCLTLDPEVVSKVMEYCSRKLIFSKPILDAVAETFVCQSEKFSPNQTAELIEPFGKLNYLPPNASALFRKLENILLTRFNYFPPKTLLKLLHSCSLIECHPVNFMARIFSPYFLQQVQGEESYLDRLSLAQLTQLFLTAILECPFYKGPKLLPKYQVKSFLTPCSSLETPMDFQLYKSVMIGLIDLLGARLYFASKVLTPYCYTIDVEIKLDEDGFVLPFTVDEDIHKRVALCIDGPKRFCLNSKHLLGKEATKQRHLYLLGYQVVQIPYYEIEMLKSRLELVEYLQRKLFSQNSGGHW from the exons ATGGCTTTAATTACCTTGCGGAGGAACCTTTGTCATTTATCGGATTTTCGGATACATGGAGCTCTGGCTGGTCTGAAAACTCAGCGTGTAAATTGTGTTCACAAGACAGTCAAGGAGCATCTGTGTCCATGGTTCTGGTCACTGCAACTTGAGCCTGTTAGGGTCAGGTTCCATCATGCCCATTCTAAAAAGTTCCattcagaaaatggaaatgacCTTCATCCAGTTGGTGAGCCAGTGTCCTCTGAAGTACACGCTTGGGACAGGTCTGAACACAGTGTTACAAATGTGGATGAACAGATATTTTACAGGAGACTAAACAGCTTCACTTCATCGAAAGAAGTCTTACATTTTATAAGCACACTGCAGACTTTGCCTGATACTATGGCAGCAGGAGCCTTACATCGGAtttgtgaaatggaaaaaaaagatgatgatcAAAGGTTGCCAAAAGAAATACTGGAAAATAGCGCCTTTCAAGCTTTGTGTAATCAGTTTGCACAGGACCCCTCAAATCTGTCAAACACAGGTTTGGTGACTGCTTTGCAAGCCCTGACCCTGTTGTATGTGGATCCCCAAAGTCGCTTGCTGCTGAACCTCCTGGCAGAGTGCCAGCATCGTCTCGAAAGGGGTAGCCTGGACATTCACAGTCTTTGTATCCTGGGGGAAAGTCTGATTAAACTGCAAGGTCCAGGTTGTTCGACACTAGACCTGATTATATATCAACTGCAAGGTGAAAATTTGGAAGAATTTACCCCCGAGGATATTGTGACCCTTTACAGAATACTTCAGGCATGTCCTGAAAAAGTTGACCAACACCAGACGTTTTTAAATAAGATGAATAACTGTTCTCTGTCAGTAGTTTCCAACCTGAGTCCTAAGTTGCTGAGCCAAATGCTCACTGCCCTGGTGGTCCTTGATCAAACTCAGGCACTTCCGCTGGTTATAAAATTGGGTAAATATGTTGTGAGGCATATCCCTCATTTCACTAGTGAAGAGCTCAGAGAAGTCTTAGAGGCATTCATCTACTTTGGGCACAATGACAGATTTTTTACAAAAGCCCTGGAGCAACATGTCGCTTCACTCTGTCTCACTCTGGATCCCGAGGTTGTCAGCAAAGTCATGGAGTATTGCAGTAGAAAGCTGATTTTTTCAAAACCCATCCTCGATGCAGTGGCAGAAACTTTTGTTTGTCAGTCAGAAAAATTTTCACCTAATCAAACTGCTGAGTTAATTGAACCATTTGGAAAACTCAATTATTTGCCACCAAATGCCTCTGCTTTATTTAGGAAGCTAGAAAACATACTGTTAACTCGTTTCAATTATTTTCCACCCAAAACACTATTGAAACTTCTCCATTCATGTTCACTTATTGAATGCCATCCGGTCAACTTTATGGCCAGAATATTCAGCCCGTATTTTCTTCAGCAGGTGCAAG gTGAAGAGTCCTATTTGGACAGACTGAGCCTAGCACAACTGACCCAACTTTTCTTAACCGCGATTCTGGAATGCCCGTTCTATAAG GGTCCAAAACTTCTTCCTAAATACCAAGTGAAATCATTTCTTACTCCGTGCTCTTCCCTGGAGACCCCCATGGATTTTCAGCTTTATAAATCTGTGATGATTGGACTGATTGACCTTTTAGGAGCAAGATTGTATTTTGCTTCAAAAGTGTTAACACCCTATTGTTACACGATAG ATGTTGAAATTAAATTAGATGAAGACGGATTTGTATTACCATTTACAGTTGATGAAGATATacataaaag GGTAGCACTGTGCATTGATGGTCCAAAAAGATTTTGTTTGAATAGCAAACACTTACTGGGAAAGGAAGCTACTAAACAAAGACATCTGTACTTACTTGGTTATCAAGTTGTCCAG ATCCCCTATTACGAGATTGAGATGCTGAAATCAAGACTTGAATTAGTGGAATATTTacaaagaaaactattttctCAAAACTCTGGTGGTCACTGGTAA